In Euphorbia lathyris chromosome 2, ddEupLath1.1, whole genome shotgun sequence, the sequence CTATATTTGGAATAATGTATATATGGTTTAGCAATTAGTCATTGTCAATGACCAGAATTTAttgaattttcattaaaaaaagaagTAAACTTTGATTACTGAAGGTAGATTCAAattctgataaaaaaaaaaggaaatcaTCACATAAAAGTTGTAGTCTGGGAGAAGCTATGGCAAGCCTTTCACTGGTTTTCCTACAGAAAGATAGAACAATTGAATTGCATATAAGGCAGAATAGAAGGCTCTCAACATTTCTTATGAATTCCGGACAACCAACAAAGATTGAAACAGTAATCTCCAGAGGACTGTGATCTAGTGTGACAATTTTTGACAAGAAAACACAACACGAAACCCggaattgacactcttagaCTGTACAAACATGTAGATAAATAGATATTCTATCTTTTACACAACGAAAAAAGTCCAAGAAAACAGGACAGGAAAGCAAGTCCCTGAGAGATTTACATTGTGCTTCAATATTTGAATAAAACACAAATAAAGTaggtaatatatataatttggtaCCTTTCAGCATGTTGAAAACCCATTTTGCTTTCTCTTCAACAGTATTTGAGAAAGTCTGTTATCAAAACAAGGGAATTGGAATCTGCTTTACAAAAAACAGAATATTCTCCCTCAATTACTCAAAATTATCATAATTTTTCACTGGAAAAACTACTTTTGAACAAATATCCTCTACTTTTTCACTGATGATATCTCAACTGGACTTGTAGTAATCAGTATTCAACAAAAAAACACATCATTCGGCAATCAGTTAGTAAGGTTAACAATTTTCATTGCTCTCAGTCTCATATCCTTTCATTTTCTTGTAGAGAAAAGACATCAGATAGGAAAAACCTAAAAGCAAAATGGGTACATTTTAGAACCTGGGATTGAAGTAGGCTCAACAAAAGCCAATAATGGTTTCACATCCAAACACAGTTTGCAATTTAAATTCCTCAACTTAATTAACTCATATAGAAAAAGCCCTTTCTGAATTCAttcaatttcaaagaaaatccaTAGATCTATAGAAAACATAAagcaaaaagaagactgacagtGATAGCTTCAGAAATGTTGGAGAGTTCTTCTTTGGCTTTCTTTGAGATCCAGGAGCCCCCAACTTTGAAGCTGGTAACTTTGGTAAGTGCCCTCTCCATCATATCCTTTCATTTTCTTGTAGAGAAAAGACATCAGATAGGAAAAACCTAAAAGCAAAATGAGTACACCTTAGAACCTGGGATTGAAGTAGGCTCAACAAAAGCCAATAATGGTTTCACATCCAAACACAGTTTGCAATTTAAATTCCTCAACTTAATTAACTCATATAGAAAAAGCCCTTTCTGAATTCAttcaatttcaaagaaaatccaTAGATCTAAAGAAAAAATAGagcaaaaagaagactgacagtGATGTCTTCAGAAATGTTGGAGAGTTCTTCTTTGGCTTTCTTAGAGATCCAGGAGCCCCCAACTTTGAAGCTGGCAACTTTTGTGAGTGCCCTCTccattctctcttctcttctcttctcttctcttctggTTAGATTAGAAGAAGCAGAAAAGAGAAACAAAGTTAAATCATATGACCTAGCAAAATGTATCTACAGGATACAAAACTCAATACTCACAAAATCCGAATCCGAGAGAAACCAGAGCAGAATTTGAATCCAATCCATCACTGTGATCCAAAAGATGATTTTGAAGAACTGATCCAAACCAGAAAAATTGAGAAATTAATCCACGGAGAGATGCTTGATATTTTCCCTAGAATGGATTCAGAAATCAGGGAAACTCATCTGTATCGTTAGAGAATACTGACCTAGAATTTTGAGGGAAATAGAGAGAGAGTACTGAATGTGTCAGGAATGAGAATTCTGACCTAGAATCAgaataggaagaagaagaatgaggtAGGAAAGAATGAGAAAATACAGAGAActagagagaagagagaggtACTGATAGTAATTTCATTGATAGATTCCTCTTAGAAGGGAATGAACTATATACAGCAGTGGACCACTTGCTGAGGTCAGATTTTAGCTGTATTAACAGCTGGCATAACAAACTTTGAATACAGCCAAACTTAGCATATTAAGCAGTTTTGCCAGCTGTTCCGCCTCGCTTTGATCCTTTCGCCTTACTTAACGAAAAAGCCAAACCTTCCGGCGCTGCCCATTCTCGGGGGAGGGGGAGGGAGACTTATGAATTACTTTGGAATAAGCTAATAACTTTGAGCAGACTTGGCCTAGCTAGTAAGCTTTCTTAAGTCTGGAAGGCGGCGATTCAAAGATCAACAGAAGGGATCTTTCTTTTTACTACCTCTACCAAAATAACTGAAGGCAATAACAGAAATCAATACAATAACTAATGCAATAATAAAACTTGGCCATAATGGCTAATTCTATTTTAAGTCCTTCTTTCTTGTGTACGTGACAGAATGAGTAAAAGGTACAATATTAAGAGGAGGTTTTGAGGGAAAAGGgtgaaagtaaaaaaaaattagagggaaaagtaaataaaatagaGGGAACTTTAGAAAAAGAGTGGGAAAGCAAAATTATGggcgtttttttttttgtcatggctaagttggtatttttttttagaattaaaagTCAAAATGACCCTTAAACTTATTAGCGGTCAAGATAAATATAGCCCAAACTGAATTTGTGTATTAATTCAACCTTAAGTTGgtaaattttgacaaattagTCCACATTTTATAAAAACTTTACtatcaaaattaattatatcTGGGTCAATTTGTCAAAAATTGCAAATTTGATAACTGAGCTAAAACTTAAACTTCTATTTTAGCTAAATTGATCCTTTCCTCCAAATTTAAGGACTATTTTGACCCtgaattctatttttttaatatagttcTTGAATTttggaggtgtttggttagaatgTTCTCTCTAATACCAACAACATGGCATTACCATGTAGTCATTAAAATTTCCGACGACAAAAGTCGTTGCTAAGTCATTTGCATTTTGTGGGTATATTCGTTTATATCATTGATTGAATGATTTTGTACGTAAATAGTAGGTATGTTGTTGGCACTAACCACGATATATGTGTTGTTCGTAAATTGTCGTCAGTAAACTGTTCTTTCCTTGTAGTGGGCGGAAAGGAAAACGATAAGTAGAACCAGAGAGGAGAAGCAAACAAAAGTTGTTTGCATTACTTAAGGTTGTTCTTGTTAAATAAAGAGAAGCACCAAAAGTTGTTTCTGTCAGAAACAGTAAATCTTACACAAAACCTTACACAGATATTGCATGTGAAAGGTTCACACTGCTCAAGGAAGCACTAATATATGTCTATATCTCAAAAAAGAAATTCAATGTGTATATGGAAATTGAAAACCAAACTTGAAGTGAGTATAAAAGAATGTAATCATGAGTCTTGAATTAGAAGCACAAGCAATATTACCTATTTTAACATCACATATGCGGAATGGTAATTACAAATGAGAGCAAAAATAATAATGCAATGACAAAAAGTGGATAAAAAATATGATTCTTGAAAGTACTTTAAAAATACACTAATATAATACTACTTTTGTCTCTCGTCTCTAAGAGTATGacttctattttctttttgataGTAGATTAAGACTTTTATTCATTAGCACAAACACAAAACGTTCAGGGGCTTAATAGAACAAGGTTAAAGTTGAGACAAGGCGcacttgaaaaaataaaaattacaaaacataaaactaacataaaactaaatcaggaaaatatcttaagcataaataaattttaaaatgcaaaataaaccccATATTAGAAAACTTTAAAGTTGAATACTAATTCCTAAGTTCTACTCCTAATCAAAACTGTCCAAATCCATCACTCAtcatcatcactatcacacTCCTCATCTAAGGCATCATCAAACTATTGATCATCAAACTGTTGAAGTTGAATTCCTTTTGGCTTCTTTGTTTCTGTTGTTTGAATCCGTTTGATGTGTTTTCTTTCTActaaacttcttcctcttcaaatAACTCTGTCTCTTACTCTTCAAATGACtctgtttcttcctcttcaCAGAGTCTCTTCGTCTTCTAATTAGTTTAAAACCTATAATCTCTCCCCTTTTTAATACTTTTTGTTAATATAACATGTGTTCCATTCCAGATATTTAAGTAACTACCAAAAAACTACCCATAACTGCCTCTAATTTccaaggcgcgccttggtgcgcctttggcgcaaaatggcgcaccaggcgcgcGCCATGGCGATTGCACCTCGCCATGGGGCTGCCATGGCGCTAAGGCCTGCGCCATAgacgcgcctttaataactatgctaATTTGTATTTAAACTTTTAATAACtatttaaattttcaaaatggcCTTACACTTTATAGACAACTTAAGCAAATTGAGGTGAGAAAAATGTcagtttaagcaagttgagatgGAAAAAAGATCATTTTAGGCATGTTGAACTGGCTTAAAAGTTAATTTAAGCAAGTTGATCAAGTGGCAGAAAAAGTTACTTTGAGCAAATTGATAGGgtgaaaaaaaatcattttgaaaGTATTAGAGTTATTTCGCGTTTGAGTGTAAGTTAGAGGTACTGCGTATGTATTAAGCTAAATATAAAATTACCAATAATCCGATGATATTAAACTCATGTTCAAGGCTTTCAAAAACATACTTGgaattttatgaaaaataaaataagataatGGTAAGatctaataataaaaactactcttaaattattttttgatTTGAACTTTGGGTtaaattttacttctaacattaTATAGAACTCTCTTATAGACCATAGAAGACAAAGCGTCGACTgccagagattaatataaaaactattattagactttaactatcaacttaaacttttaatttaactaGTCCCTCTTATGGTATTAGAGTCTTTTAGACCTAATGATCAAGGGTTCGAATCTTAACAACCCGATGAAATTTCAACACATGCTAAGATAGTCTATGTTGTTCAAACTCAGAGGAGGACATTCGCGTACAGGGATGTGTGAGTGACtatatttatacatatttcGAAATTTATTAACCTGCAAGATTCTTACCAGTTCCAATATTAGAATGCTGAATTTCAACATCTTGTGTGTTCTGCAACCGAATTCCATCAGTATTTGGGCTATCTCCAGGTGAAGAAATGGTAATATTGTTGACTATTATGTCCTTGGAGCTGTCAAATTTTAGATGACACTGGGGACTGTTTATAATTTCTATGTCATGAAATGTAACATTGTAACTACCATAGAATCTCAATgcctattaaaaaaaatataataattataagcaAATTAGCCCTTAGAATTGCAAAAATAATATACTGTAGGCAAAAATCACATTGAGGCCCCTTAACATCTTGATTTTGGTAAATGAGTCCTAATTCTTCATTTCAACACATTAAGCTGTTGATTTTGTCACATTAAGCCAGAAAGTGGGATTTGATTGTGATAGGATTTTTATGAAATTATTCTACTGCCACGTTTGAATTCTCACAACAAGAAATGCTTATGAAGttcatattttcattttgaattggAAAATGAAAGGTAGTTgaacattcaggaatttgtcaGAGGTAATTATCCCTTTCTAGTTTCTATTTGAACATGTCTGTTTCCATTTTCAGTAGGAATCCGACATTTCATGTCTGTTCCCATTTCCAGTTTCGTTTCAAATTCTATTTTCATGCAACATAGACTGATGCCAATCAATGGTACTATACTAGACTCTTCAAACCAAAAGAATGATAAACATGGTAGACAAATGATCCCAAAACTAAAACAAGCACAACTACAAATGACGAATAACCAAATGCCAAATTGGTAATCGGTAAgaagataaaacaaaaatatcacATAATTGAATACGGTATCAAAACAGTCCTTTAGAAATCAAGGCCAAATCGTATTGTTCAATTAGAAATATAATAGTGCTTCAAAACAATTCAATGGTACAAATTAAAAGGACATCAAGTTATGTACAAAGACATCATAACATAACAAATTAAAAGGACATCAAACTATGCTCAATTAAAAGGACAGTGATAGAAACTTGAATTTAGGGTAAGATTATAATGATAGTAAGAtaagaaaagagaagaaaagatgaaCAAATGAGATATCTTATATTGATTTAGGAAAAGGAAACAATAAGAACACAAGATGCTAACCAGCACCTCCCAGGGAAGCCAAAATAGAATAACCAATCCTCCATTTCTTACCTATTAGCTATAGGTATTTATATAAGAGGTAAAAGAGCTAAATTAGGAAAGCTAATAAAAGCAAATACAATTACTCTTATTGACTATTGACCATTGACTATTTATATCTATTCATAATTCATAGTGTAACACCTAACTTATGCCACCTCACCATAACTCCTGCAGACAAAATGCTAGTTTCACTCTAATTTCAGATCCACCTATGTCCAAGTGCATTCTAAAAGTTCACTAAAACCTATTTTAGTTTCCTGTTTGACTGGAAATTGGTAATAACTTAGAAGAGGCAGTCGATTTCATTTTAATGACCTTTCTATTCCTTATTTATCTGGTTGCTAGATATTACTTTAGATTATTCTATCTTATTAGGAAGCATAAGCTTTATTTGTTATCTAGTGGTGTGGGCTACTTATCTGTATTTAAACATCAGAAGATaaataaaagagttttcaaGTTGAAACTCCATAATTTTGTGTTATTAGTTATTATGTCTTATTAGGAAGCATAAGCTTTATTTGTTATCTAGTGTGGGCTGctaaactttatttaaatagcagaagataaataaaagagttttcaaGTTGAAACTCCATAATTTTTGTGTTATTAGATTGTAGGGTTGAAACGCCATAGTTGAGTTTTGTCACTGAGTTACTTTGAGTAATCCCTAATTTCTTTCCTTGAAGTGATTTGATTGCATAAGAGCGATTGTCTTGGTAATGAGCAACCAAGTTGATGAAGTAGGTCCAACACCTTAAAACTATCAAAAGTTGTATGAAATCAATTACTTGCATAGAAGAAGAGTGATTGTCTTGGTAAGGAGATATGTGCTATTACTAGCATAGATTAAAAGCCGTATGAAATCAATTACTGCGATGCTACAAatctattctattctattctattctaATTAGGATCAATTCTTTTAAATCCATCTCTCCTTATTACTGTTATAACATAATTTAATGTCTCTTCACATCCGTAATCTCTCTAATCATACATCAAATTAGGGAAACTCAAAGTGAAAACAGAGCATCAACAAAGATAGATATAAGGGAATAAGTGAACAAATTTAATTAGTGAAAATTGTAATGCAACAACAAAGATAGATGAATAGAAGTAAGTACCTACTTCCTCCAACTCCCACGATGAACTAACTGATGAATTCTTGCTTGTCTGGTTCTGAAATTAGGCCTTCCTTTCAGAAACAAGATGAACAGATTGAAATTAGGTATTTCCTGTCTTAGGTCTTTGTTCCCCGACTTGGACTTGATTCCGGTTGCAGACGACAGGCGGAGACGGTGTCTGATGAGAATGCATGCTTATTTAGGTGAACTCTCCAACTTTAAAAGTTTGATGGGCCTtgaacttaaaaaaataataatgtagAGATAGTTAtttcaatttgcataaaatgtctATTTAATATCagaatttacgtaaaatataatcaattgatcattcggttgtaaaaaattaatttaaatacggaagatgtattgcacgcgtcacctaataaattaaaaatgaagttcagAAGGCCAATCAATTTTTTTGGACGAGTTCAAAGGGCAACTGATGTATTaaactattttttaattacttatatcGAAATGTACTATTTTATTCtataaatgaaataattatttttttttctaaaaaaagagACGTTATATTAACATATATTGTGAAAGaactaattgaactaaaagtttgaACTAAAGTCCaagtttagtttttcttttcattatCTTTCACATATCCTCCGACGTGAATGTCTTCTAAGTTTGAAACGTATATGATATAAGTTTATCTTACCATGTGTCGAAACTATATCAACAAATGGATTGCTAAGATTTGAACCTTCAATCATTTGATCTAATTAccatatttgataaattatttgaaCAAAAAACTTTAAAGGATAtagttaaaattttaagtttagCTTTTATTGTATACATCTCACACACAAATAATCCAGGTTAATTTTAAGTTTGATTATTAAGTATTTGTTTAAGAGTCCTAGACTTTGTATATGCATGTAAATTTCATGATTAAAATAATTTATGAATTCTGGATTGATGAGGTGAATTTGACCTTGTCAGTGATATTTTTGTAATATATGTTAATTTCAATATTAATGTATGTAGGAAAAATGTATAAATGTGGACGTGTCAAAGAAATTTATTATCAAGACTAATAAATACTTTTAGCAATTAATGAAATAACTGCAATAAGTGCGGTGAATGCACTTGaatctaaattctaaaaatgcaACATTGAACGGAAGATGtaaggactgaaaataaaaaaaatcctccTAAGTTCATGGTTTCGCGTCAATTAACTatttactaaaaataaataaaaccacACACAAAgacgtattttttttttcttctttgttttattgattttataattgttctgtttttgttttgattagaAATGTAGGAAATGAATAGAAAATTACAACTCAAAGGTGTAGTTTTAAATGAGCAAATTACTCACGGTAGGATATAAGTTGTAAAATTGAAATAACTTGTTCATAACAATATTTGAAATAATTATgtacataattatataaatgatcaaatttatATATCGTCGAGGTCTTGAAGTGGACGTTGAGGTCCTTGGAAAGCTTGCAAATCAGACTAGAACTTATTAAAGTTGATGTAGAAATGGATTTGTTGGTGTCGTTTTAAAAGTTGAAGTACCAAAATGAGTATTTTTTGGAAATTAAACCAGTTTCAGCAGCTTTGAAGTATGTAATTGCTTTGAGTAAAAAGGGGACTTTGAGTAGTAGAAAGATGGCTATAGCCACTAAAAACTACAATGGCTCATGGCAGCCgaaatcattttttagaaaatagCTTATTAGAACAATTGTTTCATGGAAATTATGTCGATTTTGAAATCGATAATTAAACCTGGAAAATGTTACACATACATAATGAAATTGAAAGATGAAGAAGGAACAATATGGTGGCATGCTCATAGCAGCTGGGCTAGAGCTACTGTTCATGGTGCTTTGATATTGCAGGGGACAAGTGATAATCATCCAATTCATATGCATGGTTATAGCTTTTATGTAGTTGGATGGGGTTTTGGGAATTTTGATCCTGGAAAGATCCATTAACTTTTAATCTTACTGATCCACCCGAAGAAACAACTGTTGGTGTTCCTAAGAATGGATGGGCTGCTATCAGATTTAGAGCTGATAATCCTGGTAAGATTACTATATACATATTTCAATATGTATTAAGATTAGTTGTTAATTGGAACAAATGGTTCTTTAACATCCTATCAAAGCTTCTTAAATCTAGAGATTAAGAGTTTGAATCACATATGATTGTTGGAGCTTAATATGTTCAAGACATATAGGACTGTTAAAAGAGTTGGATATTGTAATCTAAATAGATTCAAGAATCCAGCCATGCATAAGACTTGTGAAAATACAAACTTGATATATTCCAATTAGTAGCTTAGCTTGTGCTAAAGATACATGAACACCAAAATATTAAATGTAAATAAACCAAAGAATAGGTACAGTTAATCgtgtttaaaaaaaagaaaagtggaAATAATCAATTTATTGCAGAACAAATTCTTCTAATTTCACCCTGGACTCCTGTCTTGACACCAATATTACTAATCTTAACCATGGATCTTGCAAACTCGACATTGAAATTTCCTCGAGCAGTAGAAAAACGCTGTACAAATGGTCTAGTTGAAGCATCAGTCCACAGTTTCTGATCAGACTCGAGAATTCCTCGGCCATTTATAAGGTTGGTGAAAAATGAAGAATCAAATCTGTTTTGACTACCAGTATCTAATGCTACCCGATTTCCTCCATCTCCACTCTGGGGACACTGTGTTTGTAATTGAGGAAGGAATGCAGGGTTAATTGAAGGGTCTGAAACAGATGTAGTAGTATTGTATAATCTGTAACTAAACAGTGCACATGATGTTGTTCCAATTGTATGTCCTCCTGCATTCATCAACATTAAATGTTGAAATTTAGTACTAATTTACAATATATTATGAAAGAAAGAATGAATGAATATGAATACTCACCGACAAGTGCAACAAGGTCTTGAGTGTTGAGACCCCTATCAGTAAACAATTTGGTTTGGTCAGCAACGGAGGTTCTGAATCCAGGCAAAGTATTAGCTTCAGATTGCAATGAGATTCGTCCATCTCTACGTCCAGTAGGCACTTGCCAAGTTCGTCCACTTGTCTGCACatgtatttaattaatttaattcaatgATTAATTGATGCTTAATTATGATTAGGGATGAGAAAATGATGACTTACGAGAACAACCGAATCTCGAGCAGCAAGTGCGAGAATATCAGCGCAAGAAACAATTCCAGGACAAGCAGCTTCGAGCTGGGACTTAGCATCATCAATAACATTGTAACCATTTAAACCACTATTTTGAATGGCAGATTTCTCAGTGTTGGGTCCATCTATTAGAACAGAACCATCGCAACCTTGAACGAAGCAATCATAGAAATGCATCCTTAACAAACCAGGTGCAATTGCAGGAGTAGACCTGAAATGAGTTTGGACAGTTGAGCGTACAATGGCTTCAGCTCGTGGACATGTTCTAGAATAGAACCCAACACGAGTCCCTTGCCCTTCTACTGGGCTACTAATCAAGAACAAAAATACAGTAATGTAGGTGAAACATCCAATTGAAGTTTGAGTATTGGAGGAATGTAAAGAAGATGAGTTTGTAGTATGGCTGGAGAGTGAGAATGAGTATATATAGGGAGAGGGTATGATTATAAGTCAAACGATTTAAAAATCTAGTCAGCAAAGGAAGGCCAATTTGCAAAGTTGAATAGGTTTTTGGCTGCATGTGAAAGTGACCTGTATAGCATATATGAATATGATATGAATGTGCTTTTGGATTTCAAGTCTTATCCATAAGTAATACGCGTATAATTAGTGGGTAATATATGAAATGTAACATTTGATTTAAGTTAAGATGGATACCTAAGAAAAGTTCCAAGTTTACGTCGAACATGGGAGATTTTTAGAAAATGTCAGAATTTAAGCATGCATTTAATAAGAGTAGTGTCTGTATCAACTCAAAAAAGGGGGGTCAACTCCaataatacataaaataaaatagctaAATGGTCAAACCCTTCTAAACCTTATGTATTTCTTTATATTaacattatataatataatgttAATCTTTTGACTAagtatgctttttttttttttttttttttttttttttttttttttgatcttGTAGTTTCAATCCAATTATAACATTatgtcaaatttttttttttattagaccACTATTTTATTTAAGCCTAATGCTCCTCTCCAATCCCCTTAATctatccaaattggtcattttacccccaactcatcgaatgtcctatttatccccttatttctataaaagtggtatttctcacctctCCATTTGTAAACGTTTCAATTAGATTAACTATCAATTAGAGATTAACCACACAATTACTAATCCTATAATTTGGGTATCCAAAGAAACGTCCCCCATTATATGGGGCTTTCCAACAAACCTTTAGATCAGCCGTTTCACCACAATAGCATACCTTATCGCTTGCCATGATAGGATTTGGAGTTGAAATTTCCAGATTAATGGAAAAGATTCGAATTGCAGATGAGTTTGggggggtaaaatgacaaattttatggagttaatggggtaaaatGATAGTATAAGGAGTgcgaaataccacttttatagagttaagggggtaaataagaTATTCAATGAGttgggggtaaaatgaccaatttaaaCAAGCTAAGAGAACTGGGGGAGCATTAAGccttttatttagttaattttgAGATCAAATTACACACTATAAAATCCCAGTAAAATCCTTAtcaccaatgttatcagaatcgGATCGGACATCAAACCAGATTTGTAACTAGGTTACGAGTCACTTGGTTGGATCGAATTGCTCGGATTGGTCGGACCGGGTGAcgtaatgaataaataaatatatattttttaatttaatttaaattattaaatttattaagagttttaaattttattttatgtatatttaaaatttaaataccaagtaaactttttttttttgaccaGAAAATCGAGATTCATATAAATGATGGACTCGCATCCATTTCAATAGTGTTCACAAGCCATTCCGGCACAACAGttgaaaagaaattaaaatttaaattgtaaagatcaattaaaattttaataatattgtaaagatcaattaaaattttaataatatttattaaaatatatataaaataaatataaaatatttaaatttttagtattagtataatatataagtatatagtgTCATTATTAAACATAGGTTGAAAGCTAGTGGTAAAAAATAAGTTATTAGATTAAAAGAAGCCCCGTTCAAATGACGAAAGGACGAGAGAAAGGGCGAACTAGGGTTGGGGTGATGGGGGTGTCTGGCGAGGCGGCGAGGGGTGCGGTAGGGGCGTTGGGAGGCGCGGCGGGCGGGCCGTCGTTGCCGATGGGAGGCCGGGCGGCGGGGATTGACGGATCTACTGTTCAGGGGCTGGGCGGGTCTGTTGAGGTTGGTGAGGGGGTGGTTTTGGCCCGCTACAGGCGGAGGAGCGGGGAGAGGGGTGGTGATCGATCTAAAGATCTGATTCGGCCGGGTGGTAAGGATGGGGAGAGGCCGGTGGTGGGGCTGAGCGATGGGGTGGTTGGCGAGAGGGAGCCGAGTCTGCCTAGGGTTAGGAATTCGACGGGAGAGGGGAATGTTGGGTCTCTTGACTCCGCGCGGCCCGCGGGGGAGCAGATTCGGATGGCTGGATCCGATGCTATCCATGTTGGCGAGGGCGAGGTTGCGGCTCGCGTCCTGGAGCTGGCGGCTAGGGTTTCGTCAGTTCAGACGGCTGCCCCCTCCTTGATGGTTGGCCAGGCCAATCTGTCCCCGCAGGATGCTCAGAACAAGTCTGCTTTACAGACAGTGCAATCGACACAGACATGTTTATCCATTCTAAACCCTACCTTGGGTCCGGTGGTAGGGGATTTGAGTACTTTGTTTCCTGGGCCTAGTAGGGATCAGGCTTTATCCCCATGCCCTAATGAGGCTCAGAGCCAGCATAACCAGAGTTTTCAAAAAGACAAGGGAAACCCTTCTTGGAGGGATAAGGTATTAGGGGTGGTTGAGGAGGAACCCATGATGGAGGAAGACTCTATTGAGGATGATTCTGAAGAGTTCTTTTCCGACTCTGATATTGAGGATGGAGAGCCAGAAAATCCGCTTTGTCCCAGAATCCGTCTTTCCTCGGAAGACAAACGGGTTATAAGATCCAAATGGAAATTGGCGCTTA encodes:
- the LOC136217796 gene encoding peroxidase 71-like, translating into MHFYDCFVQGCDGSVLIDGPNTEKSAIQNSGLNGYNVIDDAKSQLEAACPGIVSCADILALAARDSVVLTSGRTWQVPTGRRDGRISLQSEANTLPGFRTSVADQTKLFTDRGLNTQDLVALVGGHTIGTTSCALFSYRLYNTTTSVSDPSINPAFLPQLQTQCPQSGDGGNRVALDTGSQNRFDSSFFTNLINGRGILESDQKLWTDASTRPFVQRFSTARGNFNVEFARSMVKISNIGVKTGVQGEIRRICSAIN